One Mycobacteroides salmoniphilum DNA segment encodes these proteins:
- a CDS encoding MATE family efflux transporter, with protein sequence MSGLARRIIALAVPALGVLAAEPLYLLFDIAMVGRLGAVSLAGLAVGGLVLSLVATQLTFLSYGTTARAARLFGSGNRPGAVHEGVQATWLALLIGAALVLIVNMVAAPVVRAIAAAPDVAAQGLTWVRIAIFAAPAILVSLAGNGWMRGVQNTVRPLRYVIVGFAVSAVLCPVLIYGLLGAPRMGVAGSAVANLVGQWLAAILFLRALYAERVRIGMDPPVLRAQLVLARDLLVRSLAFQACFISAAAVAARCGAAALAAHQVVLQMWSFLALVLDSLAIAAQTLVGGALGAGRVPEAKSVAWRVTAFSLGFAVVLAALLALGAPVVPGLFTSDATVLHQMHVPWWFLVCQLPISGLVFALDGVLLGAADARFMRNATMISALCGFLPLVWLSLVFGWGLAGIWSGLTLFLVLRLLLVGWRTASGRWAVPGTGS encoded by the coding sequence ATGTCTGGGCTGGCCCGCCGAATCATCGCTTTGGCCGTGCCCGCGCTGGGCGTGTTGGCGGCCGAGCCGCTGTATTTGCTTTTCGATATCGCCATGGTGGGGCGCCTGGGCGCGGTGTCTTTGGCGGGTTTGGCCGTCGGGGGACTGGTGCTTTCGCTCGTCGCGACGCAGTTGACGTTCCTCTCGTACGGCACCACCGCCCGCGCGGCACGATTGTTCGGCTCCGGTAATCGCCCGGGTGCGGTCCATGAGGGCGTGCAGGCGACCTGGTTGGCGCTCCTTATCGGGGCCGCCCTGGTGCTCATTGTGAATATGGTGGCCGCACCGGTGGTCCGAGCCATCGCTGCGGCACCCGATGTGGCAGCTCAGGGCCTGACGTGGGTGCGTATCGCCATCTTCGCGGCGCCCGCAATCCTGGTCTCGCTCGCCGGTAACGGGTGGATGCGGGGAGTGCAGAACACGGTCAGGCCGTTGCGGTATGTGATTGTCGGCTTTGCGGTTTCGGCAGTGCTGTGCCCGGTGCTGATTTACGGATTACTCGGGGCGCCCCGGATGGGAGTGGCGGGGTCTGCCGTCGCCAATCTGGTGGGGCAGTGGCTTGCCGCGATCCTCTTCTTGCGCGCCCTGTACGCCGAGCGTGTTCGGATCGGGATGGATCCTCCGGTGCTGCGCGCACAGCTGGTGCTGGCGCGCGATCTGCTGGTGCGCAGTCTGGCGTTCCAGGCCTGCTTCATCAGTGCCGCGGCGGTGGCCGCACGGTGTGGGGCGGCAGCGCTGGCAGCGCATCAGGTGGTCCTGCAGATGTGGAGTTTTCTTGCGCTGGTTCTTGATTCGCTTGCCATTGCGGCGCAAACCCTCGTCGGTGGCGCGCTGGGCGCGGGCCGGGTACCGGAGGCCAAGTCGGTGGCGTGGAGAGTGACGGCGTTCTCGCTGGGCTTCGCGGTGGTGCTGGCGGCCCTTCTTGCCCTCGGTGCTCCGGTAGTGCCGGGGCTGTTCACTTCCGATGCCACGGTGTTGCATCAAATGCACGTGCCATGGTGGTTCCTGGTGTGCCAGTTGCCGATTTCGGGTCTCGTGTTCGCGCTGGATGGGGTGCTGCTGGGCGCCGCCGACGCCCGGTTCATGCGCAACGCCACCATGATCAGCGCGCTGTGCGGGTTCCTGCCGCTGGTGTGGTTGTCGTTGGTCTTCGGGTGGGGGCTCGCCGGAATCTGGTCCGGGCTCACCCTTTTCCTGGTGCTGCGGTTGCTGTTGGTCGGATGGCGCACAGCGTCGGGTCGTTGGGCGGTGCCGGGAACCGGCTCGTGA
- a CDS encoding enoyl-CoA hydratase, producing the protein MTEQILLTQTEDRICTITLNRPQSRNALSKALGEEIVKAVTAADADADVDVMILTAADPVFCAGVDLKELGSGDRADTLDPWWPELSKPVIGAINGAAVTGGLELALACDILIASEKARFADTHARVGILPTWGLTTLLPLSVGRGLARRMSLTGDYLSADDALRAGLVTEVVAHEELLPAAKRLAATIAGNNQPAVRELLASYRRIESELVGNGLQVALDDAHRWIEQNSIAEGVEARRAAIMERGRTQNA; encoded by the coding sequence ATGACCGAACAGATTCTCTTGACGCAGACCGAAGACCGGATCTGCACCATCACGCTGAACCGGCCGCAGTCCCGCAACGCGCTGAGCAAGGCCCTCGGTGAGGAGATCGTCAAGGCCGTCACCGCGGCCGACGCAGACGCCGACGTTGACGTGATGATCCTGACCGCCGCCGACCCGGTGTTCTGCGCGGGTGTCGACCTCAAGGAGCTGGGCAGCGGTGACCGTGCCGACACCCTTGACCCGTGGTGGCCAGAGCTGTCCAAGCCCGTCATCGGCGCCATCAACGGCGCGGCCGTCACCGGTGGTCTGGAGCTGGCGCTGGCCTGCGACATCTTGATCGCCTCGGAGAAGGCACGTTTCGCCGATACCCATGCACGTGTTGGCATCCTGCCCACCTGGGGGCTGACCACCCTGCTGCCGCTCTCGGTGGGACGCGGCCTGGCGCGGCGTATGAGCCTCACCGGCGACTACCTGTCAGCCGACGACGCGCTACGCGCCGGCCTGGTCACCGAGGTGGTTGCCCATGAGGAGCTGCTGCCGGCGGCCAAGCGGCTCGCGGCGACCATCGCCGGGAACAACCAGCCCGCAGTGCGCGAACTCCTGGCCTCCTACCGCCGCATCGAGTCCGAGCTCGTCGGCAATGGTCTACAGGTCGCCCTCGACGACGCCCATCGGTGGATCGAGCAGAACTCCATCGCCGAGGGTGTTGAGGCGCGGCGCGCGGCCATCATGGAGCGCGGACGCACCCAGAACGCCTAA